A window of the Kosakonia sp. BYX6 genome harbors these coding sequences:
- a CDS encoding hemagglutinin repeat-containing protein, with product MDTAKPVRFSQRALSWLIIGLLAWQPVAPSFAAAITPNGPAAMDKAANGVPVVNIATPNAAGISHNQFKDYNVGKEGLILNNATGQLTQTQLGGLIQNNPNLRAGQEARGIINEVTGGSRSQLQGYTEVGGKAANVMVANPYGITCNGCGFINTPNATLTTGKPQFDANGNLSALNVTQGAITVEGKGLDASGSDALSLISRATEVNAAIHAKALTVIAGANRVDANGNATAIAGEGAAPSVAVDTGALGGMYANRIRLVSSDKGVGVNLGNLTARQGDITLDANGKMTVKDSLASGSLTAKGEGVTLTGSHKAGGDLAVTSTQDVAVQNATLASDGKLTLNGAGNTRLTASQLTSGGELALSGKQLSADAPSKVNAAGNATLDAQSVTWRGELASDGDSRVTADTLDNQGTIAAKGQLAASTSTLNNSGTLIAGANAHITGGRLDNRGTIAAQDQLTANFSTLNNSGRLQGQALNITSGAVQNNGLLQGTRALNLQTRQLDNLANGTLYSAQGFTLNIPELNNSGLITTDGDLYLRGNALVNDGEINGVNLFSDYTRLVNHSAGRLLADGQLAFTADHITNDGLLAAKTVNMTANTLNNQGNVQGDDALTLAIKNATNSGALRSTKALTLTGQTLANSGLLAAENLALNSADITNSGTLQGTHALGATGTRLINQQGGLLLSNGAVTLKNDTLTNAGQLQGNTLNLATGEWINTGTALGENALSATVGGTLSNQGKLISQQALTVQANALENSGTLMAKALALQGDLRNSGLLQGDTLTASADDWHNSGTVQAVDSLNLTLGGTLENQGHLLSQNRADVSAAQLNNDGKLAARDLRVTAAEIASNGILQGNNSLALATQNLRNGSNGQLVSGGALDLHLNRLENQGLLYVENGLTLTGNTLSNSGDLEAGALEITLNDALENQGALLAHQNAILYGDRLTNSGQIAANTLTLNGKTLTNSGLIQGTQQAQASADSITNTAAGNWVSGGALTLTGNLTNAGTLQGDTLSFTGATLDNQGVINGLNGLSGSVSDWLSNGGQLASGKATDLRAGNLTNSGRIAGDTLALNANALTNNGLWQGTRELTLNGDTLITGANSRTLSGGDFTLSAGQLTTQGTLQGGRVTVQAGDWTLGGALLSQGDLTATVGDTLTLPGSLTSQQAMNIRAQTLNNNGQLLSAGDITLSGQQLTNNGTVQGKNLAAYQGAITNNGTLTGLESLTLDARQLPANLLARVAMATPQLQLINGENGALLTQGALDITAGTVRNAGVWQGNNILLAAQSLDNSGAVQSAGALNLTLTGNLNSTAGSKITAMGTAALQALALSNDGLWAAKNLTLNASTLTNRGAVSGSDGLTATLTGNVTQQAGASLASNGALNLNAATVSNQGKIQGGDVTLTTVSLTNTAGAELVSAQGLTLTAPSLFNYGLIQGAGETRIDATSQALNAGKLLAGARLTLTTPQYSGAGWLQATNLILNAANNTGSGTLLADQMTLTGNTFTHQGTTQANNLVLNYQQLTNNGTLLGNSQLTVNATQVNQSASGKLFSGGDLFVGSNGLNALGQVVALGNLTLQLTNAFSGKTTLAAGKTLSITSNGAIDNQSVMQGQAVNLSAGGQLTNNGQITTGSGASTLSGSAIVLNGNSALQGGGNITLASRGNITANGFAGTLGSLTLSAPGSIVNTALLYAANNLALYANSITNQRGDMLAGNNLWLQRDAAGNANTEVVNTSGTIETRNGDITIKTGHLLNQRDGFVVTTNQKTNVATPEATITYRLSSFDKSEVGYYTYEVCSGGGGNANGHGPTCSDRYFISPVPDLSVKTITISETETTASASGGAARIAANGNISISASELDNVTSFILAEKNITLAGNQLNNNSVQTGKTTVTQNYKYECSRYGTCMTESNLPEDMNLAHFMYVHNIRDGDVVFKLDSAQTTTQVNGELYRAVIQAGGNVSASFKSNISNATTTSNVSGISTTLTAPSLNTLSNQSIGGSVAKQALANASVTITSPQWQDQLQNALQQINGGGSLDNTSTSGAALSTINGQQKGDASLGNLANAGVTTAALKNNNIDQQQGKSVDTSAYPLPSGNNGYFVVSDNPKSPYLITVNPKLDGLGQLDPNLFGDLNKLLGISPAAAPRETNSAYTDETQFLGSSYMLDRIKLNPDYDYRFLGDAAFDTRYVSNVVMNQTGNRYLNGIGSDLAQMQYLMDNAANAQQALGLQFGVALSADQIAALDHSILWWESATINGETVLIPKVYLSPKDVTVNNGSVIAGNNVSLDGGSVTNSGSTLLAKNDLSVSSASQIINTNDALLKAGGNVDLSAVGDINNLSSTISGKTVALESLDGSINNITLADQYSLETQSKRGSVSLQDTTLGSIASITAQDGLSLTAGKDITLTGSTLAAGGDLLMDASGNIAVNAIENNDAYSQSGFKRQTATSNASVTYQGSAISAGGGLAMLAGNDLTLSASDVSAGKNAQLSAGNDLNLNAEQTRQNSRNGNSESHSTGLDRTTVSAGGNLTLTAGQDINTQAAGLAAEQQVGMQAGRDVNLLAEETTTGDSYKASKKTVINEQVRQQGTEIASGAGTTIIAGRDMNAEAAQVNAQGDIGVQAGRDINLTTATESDYHFKEETKTKSGFLSKTKTHTLSEQSATRESGTLLSGDNVTLKSGNDLLVKGSAVVGDGDVALNAGHNVSIEAATNTDSSWQFKEKKKSGLMSSGGIGFSIGTSKTTQDLKEKGTTQSQSMSTVGSNGGNVTLTASEQLHVGGADLVANKDLTLSGDSVVIEPGHDKRTSDQTFEQKSSGLTVALSGAVGDVVNTAATTAMEAKAQSDGRLAALQATKAVLSGVQAGQAGRLAEATSGGDMTRNGAFGVMASIGGQSSKSTSHSEQDTTTGSTLNAGSNLSITATGKGQTANSGDIAIAGSQLKAGKDLTLDAARDITLTGAADTQQTTGSNSSKGGSLGVGITAGPNGAGFSVSASVNSAKGGEKGNGTSWNETTLDAGQNVSLTSGRDTLLQGAQVNGDKVTADVGRDLTLSSLQDSDDYNSRQQSASGGLSYTFGGGGAGASFSYSRDKMNSNYDSVQEQTGIFAGTGGFDVTVGSHTQLDGAVIASRADADKNRLDTGTLGFTDISNKADYKVEHQGAGFSTGGSVAGNVIGNMASTLLTGLGGSGHAEGTTQSAVADGTIIVRDSATQQQDVGTLSRDTEHANGSIDPIFNKEKEQQRLQTAQLIGEIGNQVADIARTQGKIAREKAMKDPAALKAAKETLAGLGKLAPTDKEIAEQAGRTAEAQYGTGSALQRGIAAATTAVQALSGGDFKSALAGAAAPEIAYLIGQNVKDDAAKVIAHAVVNAALAAATGKNAVAAAAGAATGEITGKLALELYDKQVGDLSEEQKQTVSVLATLASGLAGGLVGDSGANAVAGAQAGKNVAENNSLAHVLAAAEKQKPGTIDNFIEARKAACERSPDMCQKAGAVLIAGTEFLPIGGTILSLAEAESALDYLNVAASMIPGEKIVSGILKNAEKAIAKGDVAEASSLIKKASDEISAKTPTGSKGNPLNVIDGSNKPMTINNRDYSSHSLDRMQRQGITPTVVENTIRPENAVAGKRIGTTAYYDSKNNITIITDTKSGTVVTVDYGKIKQ from the coding sequence ATGGATACTGCCAAACCGGTTCGTTTCTCACAGCGCGCGCTTAGCTGGTTGATTATTGGCCTGCTGGCCTGGCAACCTGTGGCGCCGTCCTTTGCGGCGGCCATCACGCCAAACGGCCCGGCGGCTATGGACAAGGCCGCCAACGGTGTGCCGGTGGTCAATATTGCCACGCCCAACGCGGCGGGGATTTCCCATAACCAGTTCAAAGACTACAACGTCGGCAAAGAGGGGCTGATCCTCAATAACGCCACCGGCCAGCTCACGCAAACGCAGCTTGGCGGGCTTATTCAGAACAACCCGAACCTGCGCGCCGGGCAGGAAGCGCGCGGCATTATCAACGAAGTCACCGGCGGCAGCCGCTCGCAGTTACAGGGCTACACCGAAGTGGGCGGTAAAGCGGCGAACGTGATGGTCGCTAACCCTTATGGCATCACCTGTAATGGCTGTGGGTTTATCAACACGCCCAATGCCACGCTGACCACCGGTAAACCGCAGTTCGACGCCAACGGCAATCTCTCTGCGCTGAATGTCACCCAAGGCGCGATCACCGTTGAAGGTAAAGGCCTGGACGCCAGCGGCAGTGATGCGCTGTCGCTGATTTCCCGCGCCACCGAAGTGAATGCGGCGATTCATGCCAAAGCGTTAACCGTCATTGCCGGGGCGAACCGGGTGGATGCCAATGGCAACGCCACGGCGATCGCTGGCGAAGGCGCGGCACCTTCTGTCGCGGTCGATACCGGCGCGCTCGGCGGGATGTACGCCAACCGCATTCGGCTGGTCTCCAGCGATAAAGGGGTTGGTGTCAACCTCGGCAATCTGACCGCGCGCCAGGGCGATATTACGCTGGATGCCAACGGCAAAATGACCGTTAAAGACAGCCTTGCCAGCGGTTCGCTGACGGCGAAAGGCGAAGGCGTCACACTCACTGGTAGCCACAAGGCGGGCGGCGATCTTGCCGTAACCAGTACCCAGGATGTCGCCGTGCAAAACGCGACACTCGCCAGCGACGGGAAGCTGACGCTAAACGGCGCGGGCAACACCCGGCTTACCGCCAGCCAATTGACCAGCGGTGGCGAGCTGGCGCTCAGTGGAAAACAGCTTAGCGCTGATGCGCCCAGCAAAGTCAACGCGGCGGGAAATGCCACGCTGGATGCGCAATCTGTCACATGGCGGGGGGAGTTGGCTTCCGACGGCGATAGCCGGGTGACGGCAGACACTCTGGATAACCAGGGAACCATAGCGGCAAAAGGCCAGCTCGCCGCCAGCACGTCTACGCTGAATAACAGCGGTACGCTGATTGCGGGTGCGAATGCCCATATTACAGGCGGGCGGCTGGATAACCGTGGAACTATCGCGGCACAGGATCAGCTTACCGCCAATTTTTCCACGCTGAATAACAGCGGCAGGTTGCAGGGACAGGCACTCAACATTACCAGTGGCGCAGTGCAGAACAACGGTTTATTGCAGGGCACTCGCGCGCTGAACCTGCAAACCAGGCAACTGGATAACCTCGCCAACGGCACGCTCTACTCCGCACAGGGCTTCACCCTCAACATTCCCGAACTCAACAACAGCGGCCTTATCACTACTGACGGCGACCTCTACCTGCGCGGCAACGCCCTGGTCAACGACGGTGAAATCAACGGCGTAAACCTGTTCAGCGATTACACCCGCCTGGTCAACCACAGCGCTGGGCGGCTGCTGGCGGATGGGCAACTGGCCTTCACCGCTGACCACATCACCAACGACGGCCTTCTGGCGGCGAAAACCGTCAACATGACGGCGAATACGCTGAATAATCAGGGCAACGTGCAGGGTGACGACGCGCTCACGCTGGCGATAAAAAACGCCACCAACAGCGGCGCATTACGCAGCACGAAAGCGCTGACATTAACCGGCCAGACGCTGGCTAACAGCGGCTTGCTGGCAGCGGAAAACCTCGCACTCAACAGTGCGGATATCACCAACAGCGGTACGTTGCAGGGCACTCATGCGCTTGGGGCGACGGGCACGCGACTGATCAACCAGCAAGGCGGCCTGCTGCTGAGCAACGGCGCGGTCACGCTTAAAAACGACACATTGACCAATGCCGGGCAGCTACAGGGCAACACGCTGAACCTGGCGACCGGCGAGTGGATCAATACCGGCACGGCGTTAGGTGAAAACGCCTTAAGCGCTACGGTTGGCGGCACGCTGAGTAACCAGGGCAAACTGATTAGCCAGCAGGCGCTGACGGTACAGGCCAACGCACTAGAAAACAGCGGCACGCTGATGGCGAAAGCGCTCGCGCTGCAGGGCGATTTACGCAACAGCGGCTTGTTGCAGGGTGATACGCTCACCGCCAGTGCCGACGACTGGCACAACAGCGGCACGGTGCAGGCGGTAGATTCCCTGAACCTGACGCTTGGCGGCACGCTGGAAAACCAAGGACATCTGCTGAGCCAGAATCGGGCGGATGTCAGCGCAGCCCAGCTTAACAACGACGGCAAACTGGCCGCCAGAGATTTGCGCGTCACGGCGGCGGAGATCGCCAGCAACGGCATTTTGCAGGGCAATAACAGCCTGGCGCTGGCCACGCAAAACCTGCGTAACGGTAGCAACGGGCAACTGGTCAGCGGCGGGGCGCTGGATCTGCATCTCAATCGGCTGGAAAACCAGGGGCTGCTGTACGTCGAAAACGGCCTGACTCTGACCGGAAATACCCTTTCCAACAGCGGCGATCTGGAAGCCGGGGCGCTGGAAATCACGCTGAATGATGCGCTGGAAAACCAGGGCGCCTTACTCGCGCATCAGAACGCTATCCTGTACGGCGATCGGCTGACGAACAGCGGGCAGATTGCCGCGAACACCCTGACGCTTAACGGTAAAACGCTCACCAACAGCGGGCTAATTCAGGGAACGCAGCAGGCGCAGGCCAGCGCGGACAGCATCACCAACACGGCGGCGGGCAACTGGGTTTCTGGTGGCGCGCTGACATTGACAGGCAACCTGACCAACGCCGGAACCTTGCAGGGCGACACCTTGTCGTTCACCGGCGCAACGCTGGACAACCAGGGTGTTATCAATGGCCTTAACGGCCTGAGCGGCAGTGTTAGCGACTGGCTGAGCAATGGCGGGCAACTGGCCAGCGGCAAAGCCACAGATCTGCGGGCAGGCAATCTAACCAACAGCGGGCGCATCGCGGGCGATACGCTGGCGCTTAACGCCAACGCACTGACGAACAACGGGTTATGGCAGGGCACGCGCGAACTCACGCTCAACGGCGACACGCTCATTACCGGGGCGAACTCGCGCACACTGAGCGGCGGTGATTTCACCCTGAGCGCCGGGCAACTCACCACGCAAGGCACGCTTCAGGGCGGTCGCGTCACTGTTCAGGCAGGTGACTGGACACTGGGCGGCGCGCTGCTGAGCCAGGGCGATTTAACCGCAACGGTGGGCGACACGCTGACCTTGCCCGGCTCGCTCACCAGCCAGCAGGCAATGAATATCCGTGCGCAGACGCTGAATAACAACGGGCAGTTGCTGAGCGCCGGGGATATCACCCTGAGCGGGCAGCAACTCACCAATAACGGCACCGTGCAGGGAAAAAACCTGGCGGCGTACCAAGGCGCCATCACCAATAACGGCACGCTGACCGGGCTGGAAAGCCTGACGCTGGATGCCCGCCAGTTACCGGCTAACTTGCTGGCGCGTGTGGCGATGGCGACACCGCAGCTTCAGCTTATCAACGGTGAAAATGGGGCATTGCTGACGCAGGGCGCGCTGGATATTACCGCCGGAACGGTTCGTAACGCGGGTGTCTGGCAGGGCAATAACATTCTGTTGGCGGCGCAGTCTCTGGATAACAGCGGCGCGGTGCAAAGCGCCGGGGCGCTGAACCTCACGTTAACGGGAAATCTCAATTCAACGGCAGGCAGCAAAATCACCGCTATGGGCACGGCGGCCTTGCAGGCGCTCGCATTGAGCAACGACGGGCTGTGGGCAGCGAAAAACCTGACGCTGAACGCCTCAACGCTGACCAACCGCGGCGCAGTCAGCGGCAGCGACGGGCTGACCGCCACGCTAACCGGCAATGTCACTCAGCAGGCCGGCGCTTCACTTGCCAGCAATGGCGCGCTGAACCTTAACGCCGCAACGGTGAGTAACCAGGGCAAAATTCAGGGCGGTGATGTCACGCTCACCACGGTTTCGCTGACCAACACGGCCGGTGCGGAACTGGTGAGCGCGCAGGGGCTGACGCTCACTGCGCCGTCACTGTTCAACTACGGCCTGATTCAGGGCGCAGGGGAAACCCGCATCGACGCCACGTCTCAGGCGCTCAATGCGGGCAAGCTGCTCGCTGGCGCGCGTCTGACGTTGACCACGCCGCAGTACAGCGGCGCAGGCTGGTTACAGGCCACCAACCTGATCCTCAATGCGGCGAACAATACCGGCAGCGGGACGTTGCTCGCCGACCAGATGACGCTCACCGGCAACACGTTCACCCATCAGGGCACCACGCAGGCGAATAACCTGGTGCTCAATTACCAGCAACTCACCAATAACGGCACGTTGCTCGGCAACAGCCAGTTGACGGTCAATGCGACACAGGTGAATCAGTCCGCCAGCGGCAAGCTGTTCAGCGGCGGCGACCTGTTTGTTGGATCAAATGGCCTGAATGCGTTGGGCCAGGTGGTGGCGCTGGGCAACCTGACGCTGCAATTGACGAATGCGTTCAGCGGGAAAACCACCCTGGCGGCAGGCAAAACGCTGAGTATCACCAGCAATGGCGCGATTGATAACCAAAGCGTGATGCAGGGCCAGGCGGTGAACCTGAGCGCGGGCGGTCAACTGACCAATAACGGGCAGATCACCACTGGCAGCGGCGCCAGCACCCTGAGCGGCAGCGCGATTGTGCTCAATGGCAACAGTGCGTTGCAGGGTGGCGGCAATATCACCCTTGCCAGCCGGGGGAATATTACAGCGAACGGCTTTGCCGGCACCCTCGGCAGCCTGACGCTGAGCGCGCCGGGCAGTATCGTTAACACTGCGCTGCTTTACGCGGCCAACAACCTGGCGCTGTATGCCAACAGCATCACCAACCAGCGCGGCGACATGCTGGCGGGCAATAATCTGTGGCTGCAACGCGACGCGGCGGGTAACGCCAACACCGAAGTGGTGAACACCTCCGGCACGATTGAGACGCGCAACGGCGATATCACCATTAAAACCGGGCATCTGCTGAACCAGCGGGATGGATTCGTCGTTACGACGAATCAAAAAACAAATGTTGCTACCCCGGAAGCAACTATTACTTATCGACTGTCATCGTTCGATAAAAGCGAAGTCGGGTATTACACCTATGAGGTTTGTTCTGGTGGCGGAGGAAACGCGAATGGACATGGCCCGACTTGCAGTGATCGCTATTTCATCTCCCCTGTTCCTGACTTAAGTGTAAAAACTATTACGATCAGCGAAACAGAAACGACAGCTTCAGCCTCTGGTGGTGCTGCGAGAATCGCAGCTAATGGGAATATTTCTATTTCAGCCAGTGAGTTAGATAACGTTACTAGTTTTATCCTGGCAGAGAAAAACATCACTCTTGCGGGTAATCAATTAAACAATAACTCTGTGCAAACCGGAAAAACGACGGTCACGCAGAATTACAAGTATGAATGCTCCCGATATGGGACATGCATGACAGAATCCAACCTACCTGAAGACATGAACCTCGCGCATTTCATGTATGTTCACAACATTAGGGACGGGGATGTCGTTTTTAAGCTGGATAGCGCCCAAACAACTACCCAAGTAAATGGTGAGCTCTATCGCGCTGTTATCCAGGCCGGTGGTAATGTCAGTGCCAGTTTTAAATCTAATATCAGTAACGCGACAACAACCTCAAATGTTAGCGGGATCAGTACCACCCTCACCGCCCCTTCATTAAATACTCTGAGCAACCAGAGTATCGGCGGTAGCGTGGCAAAACAGGCGCTGGCGAACGCGTCAGTCACGATTACTTCGCCGCAGTGGCAGGATCAGTTACAGAACGCATTGCAGCAGATCAATGGCGGCGGTTCGCTGGATAACACCAGCACATCCGGCGCGGCGCTGAGCACGATCAACGGCCAGCAAAAAGGCGATGCCAGCCTTGGAAACCTGGCAAACGCGGGCGTCACCACTGCGGCGCTGAAAAACAACAATATCGACCAACAGCAGGGTAAATCTGTCGATACCAGCGCGTATCCGCTGCCTTCAGGAAATAACGGCTATTTTGTGGTTTCAGATAACCCGAAAAGCCCGTACCTGATTACCGTCAACCCGAAGCTTGACGGCCTGGGCCAGCTTGACCCGAACCTGTTTGGCGATCTGAATAAACTGCTCGGCATCAGCCCGGCTGCCGCGCCGCGCGAAACCAACAGCGCTTATACCGACGAAACGCAGTTCCTCGGCTCTTCTTACATGCTCGATCGCATCAAGCTCAACCCGGATTACGATTACCGTTTCCTGGGCGATGCGGCATTCGACACCCGTTACGTCAGCAACGTGGTGATGAACCAGACCGGCAACCGCTACCTGAACGGCATCGGCTCTGATCTTGCGCAGATGCAATACCTGATGGATAACGCCGCGAACGCGCAGCAAGCGCTGGGCCTGCAATTCGGCGTTGCCCTTTCCGCCGATCAAATCGCCGCGCTCGACCACAGCATCCTGTGGTGGGAAAGTGCGACGATCAACGGCGAAACGGTGCTGATCCCCAAAGTCTACCTGTCGCCAAAAGATGTCACCGTCAATAACGGCAGCGTGATCGCCGGGAACAACGTCAGCCTTGATGGCGGCAGTGTAACCAACAGCGGCAGCACCTTGCTGGCGAAAAACGATCTCAGCGTCAGCAGCGCGTCGCAAATTATCAACACCAACGATGCCCTGCTAAAAGCGGGCGGCAATGTCGATCTCAGCGCCGTTGGCGATATCAACAACCTCAGCTCCACCATCAGCGGCAAAACGGTGGCGCTGGAAAGCCTCGACGGCAGCATCAATAACATCACGCTGGCTGACCAGTATTCGCTGGAGACGCAGAGCAAACGCGGTTCGGTGAGCCTGCAGGACACCACGCTTGGCAGCATTGCCAGCATTACCGCGCAGGATGGGCTTTCGCTCACAGCCGGAAAAGATATCACCCTCACCGGCTCGACGCTGGCAGCGGGCGGCGATCTGCTAATGGACGCCAGCGGCAATATCGCCGTTAACGCCATTGAGAATAACGACGCGTACAGCCAGTCGGGCTTTAAACGCCAGACCGCGACCAGCAATGCCAGTGTGACTTATCAGGGCAGCGCCATCAGTGCAGGCGGTGGCTTGGCGATGCTGGCGGGTAACGATCTGACGCTCAGCGCCAGCGATGTGAGCGCGGGCAAAAACGCGCAGCTTTCTGCCGGTAATGATCTCAACCTGAACGCAGAACAAACCCGGCAGAACAGCCGCAACGGCAACAGTGAAAGCCACAGCACGGGGCTGGATCGCACCACCGTCAGCGCGGGCGGCAACCTGACGCTAACGGCAGGCCAGGACATCAATACGCAGGCCGCCGGGCTGGCGGCAGAGCAGCAGGTGGGCATGCAGGCAGGCCGCGATGTGAATCTGCTGGCTGAAGAGACCACCACTGGCGACAGCTATAAGGCCAGCAAAAAAACGGTGATTAACGAGCAGGTGCGCCAGCAGGGCACGGAGATTGCCAGCGGCGCGGGCACGACCATTATCGCCGGGCGCGATATGAACGCCGAAGCGGCGCAGGTCAATGCGCAGGGCGATATTGGCGTGCAGGCCGGGCGGGATATCAACCTGACGACCGCCACCGAGAGCGATTACCACTTTAAAGAAGAGACCAAAACCAAAAGTGGTTTTCTGAGTAAAACGAAAACGCACACTCTTTCCGAGCAGAGCGCGACGCGCGAGTCCGGAACGTTGCTGAGCGGCGATAACGTCACCCTGAAATCCGGCAACGACCTGCTGGTGAAAGGCTCGGCGGTGGTGGGCGACGGCGATGTGGCGCTGAACGCCGGGCATAACGTCAGCATCGAAGCGGCCACCAACACCGACTCCAGTTGGCAGTTCAAAGAGAAGAAAAAAAGCGGCCTGATGAGCTCCGGCGGTATCGGCTTTTCCATCGGCACCAGCAAAACTACCCAGGACCTGAAAGAGAAAGGCACCACCCAGAGCCAGAGTATGAGCACCGTTGGCAGCAACGGCGGCAATGTCACCCTCACGGCGAGCGAGCAACTGCATGTCGGCGGCGCGGATCTGGTGGCGAACAAAGATCTCACGCTAAGCGGCGACAGCGTGGTTATCGAGCCGGGCCACGATAAACGCACCAGCGACCAGACCTTTGAGCAGAAGAGCAGCGGCCTGACCGTGGCGCTCTCCGGTGCGGTTGGGGATGTGGTGAATACCGCCGCCACAACGGCAATGGAAGCAAAAGCGCAGAGCGACGGGCGGCTCGCCGCGTTGCAGGCCACCAAAGCCGTGCTGTCAGGTGTTCAGGCCGGGCAGGCGGGCCGCCTGGCGGAGGCCACGAGTGGCGGCGATATGACCCGGAACGGCGCCTTCGGCGTGATGGCCTCCATTGGCGGGCAGTCGTCCAAATCCACCTCACATTCGGAGCAGGACACCACCACCGGCAGCACGCTCAATGCGGGCAGTAACCTCAGCATTACCGCCACCGGCAAAGGCCAGACGGCGAACAGCGGCGATATCGCAATTGCCGGCAGCCAGCTGAAAGCCGGGAAAGATCTCACCCTGGACGCAGCGCGGGATATCACCCTGACCGGCGCGGCCGATACGCAGCAAACCACCGGCAGCAACTCCAGCAAGGGCGGTTCGCTTGGCGTTGGCATCACCGCCGGGCCAAATGGCGCCGGGTTCAGCGTCTCTGCCAGCGTTAACTCAGCGAAAGGCGGTGAGAAAGGTAACGGCACCTCCTGGAATGAGACCACGCTGGACGCCGGGCAGAACGTCAGCCTGACCAGCGGGCGCGACACGCTGTTGCAGGGCGCGCAGGTTAATGGCGACAAAGTGACGGCGGATGTCGGGCGTGACCTGACATTAAGCAGTCTGCAGGACAGCGACGATTACAACAGCAGGCAGCAGAGTGCGAGCGGCGGGCTGAGTTACACCTTTGGCGGCGGCGGAGCGGGTGCCAGCTTCAGCTACAGCCGCGACAAAATGAACAGCAACTACGATTCCGTGCAGGAGCAGACCGGCATCTTCGCCGGAACGGGCGGCTTTGACGTGACGGTCGGCAGCCATACGCAACTGGACGGCGCGGTGATTGCCAGCCGGGCGGATGCCGACAAAAACCGGCTCGACACCGGTACGCTCGGTTTCACGGACATCAGCAATAAAGCGGATTACAAGGTAGAGCACCAGGGCGCAGGGTTCAGCACCGGCGGCAGCGTCGCCGGCAATGTGATTGGCAATATGGCGAGTACCCTGCTGACGGGGCTTGGCGGCAGCGGTCACGCCGAAGGCACCACGCAGTCCGCCGTGGCCGACGGCACGATTATTGTGCGCGACAGCGCGACCCAGCAGCAGGACGTCGGCACGCTCAGCCGCGACACCGAACACGCCAACGGCAGCATCGACCCGATCTTCAACAAGGAAAAAGAGCAACAACGCCTGCAGACCGCGCAACTGATTGGCGAGATTGGCAACCAGGTGGCGGATATTGCGCGCACGCAAGGGAAAATCGCCAGAGAGAAGGCGATGAAAGACCCTGCGGCACTGAAAGCGGCGAAAGAGACACTGGCAGGACTTGGCAAGCTTGCACCAACGGATAAGGAGATTGCCGAACAGGCGGGCAGAACCGCAGAAGCACAGTATGGAACAGGAAGTGCACTTCAGCGTGGCATCGCCGCTGCAACAACGGCGGTGCAGGCGCTGTCAGGCGGTGATTTTAAATCTGCGCTTGCAGGGGCGGCGGCACCGGAAATCGCCTATCTCATCGGGCAGAACGTCAAGGATGACGCCGCAAAAGTGATTGCTCATGCGGTGGTCAACGCCGCGCTGGCGGCAGCTACCGGGAAGAACGCTGTGGCAGCGGCTGCCGGTGCGGCAACCGGTGAGATTACGGGCAAACTAGCGCTCGAGCTGTACGACAAACAAGTCGGAGACCTAAGCGAGGAGCAAAAACAGACGGTGAGCGTCTTGGCGACACTGGCATCGGGACTTGCTGGTGGTCTGGTGGGTGACAGTGGTGCGAATGCTGTAGCAGGTGCGCAGGCCGGGAAGAATGTGGCTGAGAATAACTCGCTTGCTCATGTCCTCGCAGCTGCTGAAAAACAGAAGCCGGGAACTATAGACAATTTCATTGAGGCTAGAAAAGCGGCATGTGAGCGATCTCCAGATATGTGTCAAAAGGCTGGAGCAGTCTTGATTGCTGGAACAGAATTTTTGCCGATAGGGGGAACAATTCTGAGTCTTGCAGAGGCTGAATCTGCTCTTGATTACCTAAATGTTGCTGCCTCAATGATTCCTGGCGAGAAAATTGTATCGGGCATCCTAAAAAACGCTGAAAAAGCAATAGCTAAAGGAGATGTTGCTGAGGCGTCAAGCCTTATCAAGAAAGCCAGTGATGAAATCTCAGCAAAAACACCTACTGGTTCAAAAGGTAATCCGCTAAACGTTATTGATGGTTCGAATAAACCAATGACTATTAACAATCGTGATTATTCAAGCCATTCCTTAGATCGTATGCAACGTCAAGGCATTACACCAACCGTAGTAGAAAATACAATTCGACCTGAAAATGCGGTGGCAGGAAAAAGAATAGGTACAACAGCTTATTACGATAGCAAAAATAATATCACTATAATCACAGATACCAAAAGCGGAACTGTGGTTACTGTTGATTATGGGAAAATTAAACAATGA
- a CDS encoding contact-dependent growth inhibition system immunity protein: MMTFRKLIGNINVTKEPSQQSSLEQWFERIIDIPIEELTVEDLCRAIRQELCIAQLMPRVLEVMIDDPLAGEYYDGELIAALSTIKESDLKDQRNTFIQIQQVINQLSSSDVNDDLKKDILKINQIVS; encoded by the coding sequence ATGATGACCTTTCGTAAATTGATAGGAAATATCAATGTAACGAAGGAACCAAGCCAGCAATCTTCGCTTGAACAATGGTTCGAACGTATCATTGATATACCTATCGAAGAATTGACAGTGGAAGATCTTTGTCGTGCTATTCGCCAGGAATTATGCATTGCTCAGCTTATGCCAAGAGTGTTGGAAGTTATGATTGATGATCCATTGGCTGGAGAATATTACGATGGAGAACTAATAGCCGCCTTGTCGACGATAAAAGAAAGTGATCTGAAGGATCAGAGAAATACTTTTATCCAAATTCAGCAGGTTATAAATCAACTGTCGTCTTCAGATGTTAATGATGATCTAAAAAAAGACATATTAAAAATCAATCAGATAGTCTCATGA